In one window of Acipenser ruthenus chromosome 34, fAciRut3.2 maternal haplotype, whole genome shotgun sequence DNA:
- the LOC131705005 gene encoding zinc finger protein 215-like: MLEITEKMAAMCQAVQSLVLARTQAPAAAPPTGQPPPKIRLQKMTSEDDPEAFLTTFERVAEASSWPVECWAAQLAPCLSGEAEAAYRALSNEAARDYQQVKVAILQRLNITPESHCRKFRHYVRPKGARPRIIAQQLWDHLTRWLQPGERTKQQLMESVAVDQFLSVLDPGTRDWVARNTPNTMERAVELEVEL; encoded by the coding sequence ATGTTGGAGATCACAGAGAAGATGGCGGCGATGTGCCAAGCGGTGCAGTCTCTGGTACTAGCGCGGACTCAGGCGCCCGCGGCAGCACCACCAACAGGGCAGCCGCCGCCTAAGATTCGGCTTCAAAAGATGACGTCGGAGGACGACCCAGAAGCGTTCCTCACGACGTTTGAACGGGTCGCCGAAGCGTCCTCCTGGCCGGTCGAGTGTTGGGCGGCGCAGCTTGCCCCATGTCTGTCGGGAGAAGCAGAGGCAGCCTACCGGGCCCTAAGCAATGAAGCCGCCAGGGATTATCAGCAAGTGAAGGTGGCCATATTACAACGGCTGAATATCACCCCTGAGTCTCACTGCCGTAAATTTCGACACTATGTCCGGCCGAAGGGAGCCCGCCCGCGCATCATCGCTCAACAGCTCTGGGACCACCTCACTCGCTGGCTGCAACCAGGGGAGCGTACCAAACAACAGTTGATGGAGTCGGTGGCTGTCGACCAGTTCTTGTCTGTGCTAGATCCAGGGACCCGGGACTGGGTGGCCAGGAACACCCCAAACACCATGGAGCGAGCAGTGGAACTGGAAGTGGAACTATGA